A window of the Sporosarcina sp. FSL K6-2383 genome harbors these coding sequences:
- a CDS encoding AbrB/MazE/SpoVT family DNA-binding domain-containing protein — MPLVNMNERRGIQMEETYSKNVRLRPKGQVTIPNEVIELLQLHTDDNFKLTVEDGRIVLIPMMEIAKDQAWFWKEAWQAAEQEAQYDIEHSKTSKPLAIDQAIAWLDEEED; from the coding sequence ATGCCATTAGTGAATATGAATGAAAGAAGGGGAATCCAAATGGAAGAGACGTACTCTAAAAATGTCCGTTTGCGCCCAAAAGGTCAAGTGACAATACCCAATGAAGTTATTGAACTGTTGCAGTTACATACAGATGATAACTTTAAGCTAACTGTGGAAGACGGCCGAATTGTACTCATTCCGATGATGGAAATAGCAAAGGATCAGGCGTGGTTTTGGAAAGAAGCATGGCAAGCGGCTGAACAAGAAGCGCAATATGATATAGAGCATAGTAAAACGAGCAAACCATTAGCAATTGATCAAGCAATTGCATGGTTAGATGAAGAGGAAGACTAA
- a CDS encoding EamA family transporter, whose product MSQRISYLVVLLGAILWGTTGTAQTFMPQTIHPLAVGASRLAVGGFSLLIILLILRKINFRNWPWKSTVYAAISMAVFQYLFFSSVRLTGVAIGTVVTIGSAPVFSGIIEWLLVKRRPTGVWLMATALAIIGCALLFLNKEGIVVNPIGVAMSLGAGLLFAFYTLVNKDILAKVDTVPAVAVIFSMSAMMLLPFLFLFETEGLLTGRGISVVLYLGIATTSIAYILFSAGLKRIPSSSAVTLSLAEPLTAAVLSVLVVGEQLNMTSWMGVALLLGGILVLTLGGRKNNRQRA is encoded by the coding sequence GTGTCACAGCGCATTTCATACTTAGTCGTACTGCTCGGAGCAATCCTTTGGGGAACAACCGGCACTGCGCAGACGTTTATGCCACAAACGATTCATCCGCTAGCGGTAGGGGCGTCGAGACTTGCGGTTGGTGGATTTTCATTGCTCATCATTTTACTAATCCTTCGTAAGATCAACTTCCGAAATTGGCCGTGGAAATCGACAGTATATGCGGCTATTTCGATGGCGGTTTTCCAGTATTTATTCTTTTCTTCAGTTCGATTAACAGGCGTGGCCATCGGAACGGTTGTCACCATCGGTAGTGCGCCTGTATTTTCGGGTATTATTGAATGGTTGCTCGTAAAACGTCGTCCGACAGGAGTATGGCTGATGGCAACAGCGCTTGCCATTATTGGCTGTGCATTGCTCTTTTTAAATAAAGAGGGCATCGTGGTTAATCCAATTGGGGTCGCCATGTCATTGGGGGCTGGGTTATTGTTTGCATTTTATACGCTTGTCAATAAAGACATACTTGCCAAGGTGGATACTGTACCCGCTGTTGCGGTAATCTTTTCGATGAGTGCCATGATGCTGTTACCTTTTCTATTTTTATTCGAAACGGAAGGTTTGCTGACAGGGCGTGGAATTTCGGTCGTGTTATATCTAGGAATTGCGACGACGAGTATTGCATACATTTTATTTTCCGCGGGATTGAAACGTATTCCGTCATCGTCGGCAGTCACATTGTCACTTGCAGAACCATTGACTGCGGCTGTATTAAGTGTCCTTGTCGTTGGTGAGCAGCTGAATATGACATCGTGGATGGGGGTTGCGCTCCTGCTCGGTGGCATACTTGTATTGACATTAGGTGGGAGAAAAAATAATAGACAGAGAGCATGA
- a CDS encoding alpha/beta fold hydrolase encodes MGTGFVNIGSLQLESGIMLENVQLAYERIGRPEAQTVLICHALTGNHETIGTDKNPGWWSGLVGQGKSIDTNQFSVISFNVLGGCDGSTGPSSINPSTGAPYDELFPEVTIRDMVHAERKALTVLGVDRLRAVIGASLGGMRVLEWGILYADDMDVLVPIAATPTLSAYGVGLQAIGSDIGFGNDVYTGPALVKHFDPNSYYTLLGAMNTHDIGRGRGGIANASRQFSAKVVAFAFTNDLIYPTEEIQAFAHLVEDSSYVLVNTQSEQDGFLTEFDKWGLIIKQFMEVAVCRQSKSLYSVSAL; translated from the coding sequence ATGGGGACAGGATTTGTGAACATTGGAAGCTTACAATTGGAGTCGGGCATTATGCTAGAAAATGTTCAGCTAGCCTATGAAAGAATAGGTAGACCAGAGGCACAAACTGTCCTTATTTGCCACGCATTGACGGGAAATCATGAAACCATTGGAACGGATAAAAATCCAGGCTGGTGGAGTGGCCTTGTAGGTCAAGGGAAAAGTATCGATACCAATCAATTCTCGGTCATCTCGTTCAATGTGCTTGGAGGATGTGATGGATCGACGGGACCGTCATCTATCAATCCATCTACCGGGGCACCTTATGACGAGTTATTTCCAGAAGTGACCATTCGGGATATGGTACATGCGGAGCGCAAAGCGCTAACGGTACTAGGAGTAGATCGACTACGCGCGGTGATTGGTGCTTCGCTTGGTGGTATGCGAGTCTTAGAATGGGGTATTTTATATGCAGATGATATGGATGTACTCGTACCGATTGCAGCTACACCAACGCTAAGTGCGTATGGGGTTGGCTTGCAGGCGATAGGTAGTGATATAGGTTTCGGCAATGATGTGTATACAGGACCAGCTTTAGTAAAACACTTTGATCCGAATAGTTATTACACACTGCTCGGTGCTATGAATACCCATGATATTGGTCGTGGACGTGGAGGCATCGCGAACGCTTCTCGCCAATTCTCTGCAAAAGTAGTGGCATTCGCATTTACGAATGATTTGATTTATCCAACGGAAGAGATTCAGGCGTTTGCACATCTTGTTGAAGATTCAAGCTATGTTCTCGTCAATACACAATCCGAGCAGGATGGATTTTTAACTGAATTCGACAAATGGGGACTTATTATTAAGCAATTCATGGAGGTGGCGGTATGCCGTCAATCAAAGTCGCTATACTCGGTTTCGGCACTGTAG
- a CDS encoding excisionase family DNA-binding protein produces MYITIEEAAEHLGMPIIQIQKYVREGRIRSVHDGEQFLINKAQFGLYFEQLEALKQQIDDWRNEPLPPDRDIKDED; encoded by the coding sequence ATGTATATCACAATCGAAGAAGCCGCTGAACACTTAGGGATGCCTATCATACAAATCCAGAAGTATGTGCGGGAAGGCCGCATTCGTTCAGTCCACGACGGTGAACAATTTTTGATTAATAAAGCTCAATTTGGTCTTTATTTTGAACAGCTTGAAGCCTTAAAACAACAAATTGACGACTGGCGTAACGAACCACTACCTCCCGATCGCGATATAAAAGACGAAGACTAA
- a CDS encoding lysoplasmalogenase: protein MIQKLLLAAITIMGAIYIFLIPSDPVGFKIFMKLIPMALIILFALTTRSLFSRTYKRIVILGLFVCMIADGVLYWFMIGLITFFIGHIFYIIAFRHMARKHMPIWAAIPLLLYGIGMAIWLAGSQFTTGQTVLGIAIIAYICVITTMGWMAIRTRLPLAIVGALLFIFSDSVLAIDRFVYAIPYRDALVMVSYYAAQVFIAASIGSRVVKYSVNRNNLIR, encoded by the coding sequence ATGATTCAAAAACTATTACTGGCTGCTATTACGATTATGGGGGCTATCTATATCTTCCTCATCCCATCAGATCCAGTCGGCTTCAAGATTTTCATGAAACTGATTCCGATGGCACTTATCATTTTGTTTGCACTAACAACCAGATCATTATTTTCTCGCACATATAAACGTATTGTCATTTTGGGACTTTTTGTTTGCATGATTGCAGACGGCGTCCTCTATTGGTTCATGATTGGACTCATTACGTTTTTCATCGGACATATTTTTTACATTATTGCATTTCGTCATATGGCCCGAAAGCATATGCCCATTTGGGCCGCCATTCCACTTCTTCTGTATGGTATCGGTATGGCCATTTGGCTGGCCGGTTCACAATTCACGACTGGCCAAACCGTGCTCGGCATTGCCATTATCGCCTATATTTGTGTCATTACAACAATGGGATGGATGGCGATTCGTACACGCTTGCCACTTGCCATTGTCGGTGCACTTCTTTTCATTTTTTCAGATTCTGTTCTTGCAATTGACCGATTTGTTTACGCGATTCCATATCGTGATGCACTTGTCATGGTCTCCTATTATGCCGCGCAGGTTTTCATTGCAGCGAGTATCGGTAGTCGGGTTGTAAAGTATTCCGTAAACCGGAACAATCTGATAAGATAG
- a CDS encoding DUF2187 family protein: MAFPRKEKDVSDFVAARKIDEKISFVRNDHEVNGTIFKILENSVIVEISSKDAELIGAASNLTVVAHKNYSVV; encoded by the coding sequence ATGGCTTTTCCACGCAAGGAAAAAGATGTATCGGATTTTGTCGCAGCGCGCAAAATCGATGAAAAGATTTCGTTTGTCCGTAATGACCATGAAGTTAATGGTACTATTTTTAAAATTCTCGAAAACTCTGTCATTGTGGAGATTTCTTCGAAGGATGCCGAACTCATTGGTGCCGCATCCAATCTGACAGTTGTTGCACACAAGAACTATTCAGTCGTCTGA
- a CDS encoding QueT transporter family protein — MKVKTLATSGIIAALYVAVTLLVAPFGFTNVQFRLSEMFNHLVVFNKKFIFAIVLGVFVANLFSPLGLYDLFFGVAQSLIALTITIFSAKFISGILKRMLFNTAVFTFLMCIIAFELNLALELPFLFTWLTVAVGEFVVMAVGIPIMLALNKRLNFEKLI; from the coding sequence ATGAAGGTTAAAACGTTGGCAACAAGCGGGATTATTGCTGCTTTGTATGTTGCCGTCACTTTACTAGTGGCACCATTCGGATTCACAAATGTGCAATTCCGTCTATCTGAGATGTTCAATCATCTCGTTGTCTTTAATAAGAAGTTCATCTTCGCTATTGTACTTGGTGTTTTTGTAGCGAATTTATTTTCACCACTTGGATTATATGATCTATTTTTTGGAGTAGCTCAATCGCTCATCGCACTGACGATTACGATTTTCTCTGCAAAATTTATTAGCGGAATTTTAAAGCGTATGTTATTCAATACAGCTGTGTTCACATTTTTAATGTGCATCATTGCATTTGAATTGAACCTCGCTTTGGAATTACCATTTCTATTCACTTGGTTAACTGTTGCAGTAGGTGAATTTGTCGTTATGGCTGTCGGGATTCCGATTATGCTTGCATTGAATAAACGATTGAATTTCGAAAAACTCATCTAA
- a CDS encoding homoserine dehydrogenase, with protein sequence MPSIKVAILGFGTVGEGIYRILNERKEEIRQETGHTIDIVSILVRDKSKERRVTVGTVITTDVQEILLNPDIDVIFEAIVGEEPAFSYLIEAIDKGYHVITANKAMFAKHGPALVKHAEAHGVQARYEATTAGGVPIIRTITSLLPADRVRRIRGILNGTSNFILTKMREEEIPFKAALHEAQQLGYAEADPTDDVSGMDAFRKLMILSALAFGRQPDWQDVPIVGIDGATTEGVQDASKGKLRYRHIADISIDEDGILRGSVGPVLIGADHPLYGVDGVDNAIIVDTDHLGSLTLIGPGAGMYPTGSAMVGDLLQVIGKREVVTVSN encoded by the coding sequence ATGCCGTCAATCAAAGTCGCTATACTCGGTTTCGGCACTGTAGGCGAAGGGATTTATAGGATTTTAAATGAAAGAAAAGAAGAGATTCGGCAAGAAACGGGGCATACGATTGACATCGTGTCTATCCTTGTGCGTGATAAGTCGAAAGAACGTCGTGTAACAGTTGGGACAGTCATTACAACTGATGTCCAAGAGATTTTGTTGAATCCGGACATCGACGTCATTTTTGAAGCAATTGTTGGTGAAGAACCGGCATTTAGCTATTTAATAGAAGCAATTGACAAAGGCTATCATGTCATTACTGCCAATAAAGCGATGTTTGCCAAACATGGCCCCGCGCTCGTCAAACATGCGGAAGCCCATGGTGTTCAAGCGCGCTATGAAGCAACCACAGCAGGCGGCGTACCGATTATCCGGACGATTACGAGCTTGTTGCCGGCAGATCGTGTGCGACGTATTCGAGGAATTTTGAATGGCACATCGAATTTCATCCTGACGAAAATGCGAGAGGAAGAAATTCCATTTAAAGCCGCATTGCATGAAGCACAGCAATTAGGCTATGCGGAAGCTGATCCGACAGATGATGTAAGTGGAATGGATGCGTTCCGAAAACTGATGATTTTAAGTGCATTAGCATTTGGACGTCAACCCGATTGGCAAGACGTGCCGATTGTTGGCATTGATGGGGCAACAACTGAAGGTGTGCAGGATGCATCGAAGGGGAAATTACGTTATCGTCATATTGCTGATATTTCAATAGATGAGGATGGCATCTTACGTGGCAGTGTAGGTCCTGTACTGATTGGCGCGGACCATCCGTTGTATGGCGTTGATGGTGTAGATAATGCAATTATAGTAGACACAGACCATCTCGGGTCGCTAACACTCATTGGTCCTGGTGCAGGGATGTATCCGACAGGCAGCGCAATGGTTGGGGATCTCTTGCAGGTTATCGGGAAACGTGAGGTAGTAACTGTATCGAATTGA
- a CDS encoding glycerol-3-phosphate acyltransferase translates to MWLWVIGVLLCGYLIGCLHGSVVATKISGVNLKETGVKNAGASNATIVLGKKFGALVAAIDIGKGALAVLLVHFFSVNAELPGNDVALLLFLVGAATVAGHNFPFYMQFNGGKGTATVIGVLLALDWRFGLVGFALLVVVALTTNFLVFGVLMLYVTFLTLAFWSEGYWPIVIAIVLFILAIWKHIENFQRMKEGSEKRVSAVFKKK, encoded by the coding sequence ATGTGGTTGTGGGTTATAGGAGTGCTACTGTGTGGATATTTAATCGGATGCTTACACGGCTCGGTTGTTGCAACGAAGATTTCAGGAGTTAATTTAAAAGAAACTGGGGTCAAAAATGCAGGTGCTTCGAATGCTACGATTGTGTTAGGGAAAAAGTTTGGTGCTCTTGTAGCAGCGATTGATATTGGAAAAGGTGCGCTGGCTGTACTACTTGTACACTTTTTTTCTGTGAATGCGGAATTGCCGGGAAATGATGTCGCATTACTACTCTTTTTGGTAGGTGCCGCAACAGTCGCTGGACATAACTTTCCGTTTTACATGCAGTTCAACGGCGGCAAAGGAACTGCTACAGTTATCGGCGTTCTACTCGCACTCGATTGGCGTTTCGGTCTCGTTGGTTTTGCGTTGTTAGTAGTCGTAGCACTTACGACTAACTTTCTGGTGTTTGGCGTTTTGATGTTGTACGTGACATTCTTGACCTTGGCATTTTGGTCAGAAGGTTACTGGCCCATCGTCATCGCAATTGTATTATTCATACTTGCGATTTGGAAGCATATCGAAAATTTCCAACGGATGAAAGAAGGTAGTGAGAAGCGAGTTTCAGCAGTGTTTAAAAAGAAATGA
- a CDS encoding BCCT family transporter produces the protein MKKISNVFYIAVGLIILVVIYGALSPESFEAVTANAKNFVASRFGWYYMLLMSFMAILSVYFIFSPYGNIRLGKDTDRPQFSTITWIAMLFSAGMGIGVVFYSAAEPLSHFAISPATEDPNTDAAFKEALRQSFFHWGFHVWAMYGVIALSLAFFQFRKGEPGLISATLKPIFGKKMEGPWGIFIDVLAVFATSFGVATTLGFGAVQINAGLHYLFDITISIKSQFVIIAVVTVLFVASAWSGLSKGIKYLSNTNLVLAFILLGLIIILGPTLLIFNMFTESLGGYVANLIPMSFRTAPLDPDNREWLDTWTIFYWAWWISWAPFVSMFIARISKGRTIREFMIGVLAAPTLLGTFWFSAFGTTAIDIQKKGLTDLTIPSTELTIFEMFNVMPMSLFISVLAIFLIASFFITSADSATFVLGMQSTNGSLTPPNNVKLTWGIIQSTIAIILLSVNGLTALQNTIIIAALPFSFVMLLMIVSLIKALKAELKLIKSKKD, from the coding sequence ATGAAGAAAATTTCAAATGTCTTTTATATCGCAGTCGGGTTGATTATTTTAGTCGTCATCTATGGCGCACTGTCACCTGAGAGCTTCGAAGCTGTTACGGCAAATGCTAAAAACTTCGTAGCATCACGTTTTGGTTGGTACTACATGTTACTCATGTCATTTATGGCTATACTTAGCGTCTACTTTATCTTTAGTCCATATGGCAATATCCGACTTGGCAAAGATACCGATCGACCACAGTTTTCAACAATTACTTGGATAGCCATGCTATTTTCAGCTGGAATGGGCATCGGGGTTGTATTTTACAGTGCTGCCGAGCCATTATCACATTTCGCTATCAGTCCGGCGACGGAAGATCCTAATACGGATGCTGCTTTTAAAGAAGCCCTGCGCCAGTCTTTCTTCCATTGGGGGTTCCACGTATGGGCCATGTATGGAGTTATTGCCTTATCACTCGCCTTCTTCCAGTTCCGTAAAGGGGAACCGGGATTAATTTCAGCAACATTGAAGCCGATATTCGGTAAAAAGATGGAAGGTCCTTGGGGCATTTTCATCGATGTGCTTGCCGTTTTCGCGACATCATTTGGAGTCGCTACGACTCTCGGCTTCGGTGCTGTTCAAATTAATGCAGGCCTTCACTATCTATTTGATATAACCATTAGCATTAAATCACAATTTGTTATCATTGCAGTTGTGACCGTTTTATTCGTCGCATCGGCATGGTCTGGCTTGAGTAAAGGCATCAAATACTTGTCGAATACGAACTTAGTATTGGCCTTCATTCTGCTAGGGCTCATTATCATTTTGGGACCTACGCTACTCATTTTTAATATGTTCACTGAATCACTCGGCGGCTACGTCGCCAACCTGATTCCGATGAGTTTTAGGACAGCACCATTGGATCCAGATAATCGGGAATGGCTCGATACTTGGACGATTTTCTATTGGGCATGGTGGATTTCATGGGCACCATTTGTCAGTATGTTCATCGCCCGCATTTCGAAAGGGCGTACCATCAGAGAATTCATGATCGGTGTGCTCGCTGCCCCTACATTACTCGGGACATTTTGGTTTTCGGCGTTTGGTACGACGGCAATTGATATCCAGAAAAAAGGACTCACTGATTTAACGATTCCTTCAACAGAGTTGACGATTTTTGAAATGTTTAACGTGATGCCGATGTCGCTCTTTATATCAGTTTTAGCGATCTTTTTAATTGCTTCATTCTTCATCACATCAGCCGATTCTGCGACATTTGTTCTCGGTATGCAGTCGACAAACGGTTCGTTGACACCGCCAAATAACGTCAAACTTACTTGGGGTATTATCCAATCTACAATTGCGATAATCCTGTTGTCCGTCAACGGACTGACCGCCCTACAAAACACCATTATCATCGCAGCGCTACCGTTTTCATTCGTCATGCTACTGATGATTGTGTCATTAATCAAGGCGTTAAAGGCTGAATTGAAGTTGATAAAGTCGAAGAAGGATTAA
- a CDS encoding cytotoxin, which produces MFELEMTSRFRKSYKKLHPNEQKAIKESLVLLADSPPFHPSLRTKPIQGTKAIFEASVNMDIRNSWEYHSELENTLLIRNCGHHDELLNKP; this is translated from the coding sequence ATGTTCGAGCTTGAAATGACAAGTCGTTTCCGTAAATCCTATAAAAAACTACATCCAAATGAACAAAAAGCTATTAAGGAAAGTTTAGTACTATTAGCAGATTCACCTCCATTTCATCCTTCATTACGAACAAAACCGATACAAGGAACGAAAGCTATTTTTGAAGCTAGTGTCAATATGGATATTCGGAATTCCTGGGAGTACCATAGTGAACTAGAAAATACATTATTAATACGCAACTGTGGTCATCATGACGAACTTTTGAATAAACCCTAA
- a CDS encoding addiction module toxin RelE, which produces MMMKKFDVVFIQEAKEDYQKLDGSVKRFVDIAIAKMELRADELGEELTKKQQSNLIGCRKIKFKKIGIRIVYRIVADKAEIAEIIAIGKREENEVYKNAVKRLNTLS; this is translated from the coding sequence ATGATGATGAAAAAGTTTGATGTTGTATTCATACAAGAAGCTAAAGAGGATTATCAGAAGTTAGATGGGTCAGTAAAAAGGTTTGTGGATATTGCAATTGCGAAAATGGAGTTGCGAGCGGACGAACTTGGAGAAGAACTCACAAAAAAGCAGCAATCCAATCTAATTGGATGTAGAAAAATCAAGTTTAAGAAAATTGGCATCCGAATTGTTTATCGGATTGTTGCTGATAAAGCTGAAATCGCTGAAATTATTGCCATAGGAAAGCGCGAAGAGAATGAAGTTTATAAAAATGCAGTTAAGCGTTTAAACACACTTTCTTAA
- a CDS encoding response regulator transcription factor, with product MAKFKVLVADDDQDIRDGIEIYLKNEGYDVLKAADGQEALALLEANEVHLLILDIMMPNMDGITATFKIREVRNIPIIMLSAKAEDSDKIHGLSVGADDYVTKPFHPMELMARVKSQLRRYVQLGTYDGQKTIEIDGLILDEEAKEITLDGNPVKLTPIEFKITELLMKNVGRVFSINEIYERVWNEEAYNAENIVAVHIRKIREKIEADPKNPRYVKVVWGIGYKIEK from the coding sequence ATGGCGAAGTTCAAAGTGCTCGTGGCGGATGACGATCAGGATATCCGTGATGGCATTGAAATTTATTTGAAAAATGAAGGTTATGACGTGTTGAAGGCAGCAGATGGACAAGAGGCGCTTGCGTTATTAGAGGCGAATGAAGTTCATCTACTCATACTCGATATTATGATGCCTAATATGGATGGCATTACGGCGACATTCAAAATTCGGGAAGTGCGGAATATCCCGATTATTATGCTGAGTGCCAAGGCGGAGGATTCGGATAAGATTCATGGTTTGTCTGTCGGTGCAGATGATTATGTGACGAAGCCATTTCACCCAATGGAGCTGATGGCGCGGGTCAAGTCGCAATTACGCCGTTATGTTCAATTGGGGACTTATGATGGCCAGAAAACGATTGAAATCGATGGACTTATATTGGATGAGGAAGCGAAGGAAATTACCCTTGATGGTAATCCGGTGAAGCTGACGCCAATCGAATTTAAAATAACAGAGCTGCTTATGAAAAATGTAGGACGTGTCTTTTCTATCAATGAAATCTACGAACGTGTTTGGAATGAGGAAGCGTACAATGCGGAAAATATCGTCGCAGTCCATATTCGTAAAATCCGTGAAAAAATCGAAGCAGATCCGAAAAATCCAAGATACGTAAAGGTGGTGTGGGGCATTGGCTACAAAATCGAAAAGTGA
- a CDS encoding O-acetylhomoserine aminocarboxypropyltransferase/cysteine synthase family protein: MTKLQPETLLLHGGQEPDPVTGSRAVPIHRTTSFVFRDTEHAQNLFALKEAGNIYSRIMNPTVDVFEKRVALLEGGTAAVALSSGMAAIAFSILNIAGAGDEIVAASNLYGGTYNLFAVSLPRYGINVKFVDATDPENFRAAITDKTKAIFAETIGNPSLHVLDIEAVANIAHDNGIPLLIDNTFPSPYGSNPIDFGADVVIHSATKWIGGHGTSIGGVAIDSGKFDWTQGRFPGFTEPDETYHGIRYGIDAAGAAFATKLRVQALRDFGPCLSPDNAFAFLQGLETLHLRVEKHNANALKVADYLKQHPSVEWVTYTGLENHPSANNAKKYLKNGFGSIIVFGIKGGREAGRNLIDNVNIWSHVANVGDAKSLIIHPASTTHQQLSAEGLEEAGVKEELIRLSVGLEAVEDIIADLAQAIDKAVPVKA, translated from the coding sequence ATGACAAAACTTCAACCCGAAACACTTCTTCTACATGGTGGCCAAGAGCCAGACCCGGTGACAGGATCACGCGCGGTGCCGATTCATAGAACAACCTCTTTCGTATTCCGTGACACAGAACATGCACAAAATTTGTTCGCTTTGAAGGAAGCGGGTAATATTTATTCTCGTATTATGAATCCAACGGTCGACGTTTTTGAAAAGCGTGTAGCTCTATTGGAAGGTGGAACGGCGGCAGTTGCATTATCATCAGGAATGGCAGCTATTGCGTTTTCGATTTTAAATATAGCAGGTGCTGGCGATGAAATCGTAGCTGCGAGTAATTTGTACGGAGGTACTTATAATTTATTCGCAGTATCACTGCCACGCTATGGCATTAACGTAAAATTTGTGGATGCGACGGACCCTGAAAACTTCCGTGCAGCCATTACAGATAAAACAAAAGCGATTTTTGCTGAAACAATTGGTAATCCAAGCCTTCATGTGCTTGATATTGAAGCAGTTGCGAATATCGCACATGACAATGGAATTCCACTACTTATTGATAATACATTCCCATCACCTTATGGTTCGAACCCTATTGATTTTGGGGCAGACGTTGTTATTCATTCTGCAACGAAATGGATTGGTGGACATGGAACGTCTATCGGGGGTGTCGCGATTGACTCTGGGAAATTTGATTGGACACAAGGAAGATTCCCTGGTTTCACAGAGCCAGATGAAACGTACCATGGTATTCGTTATGGTATTGATGCAGCGGGTGCAGCATTTGCGACGAAGTTACGCGTTCAAGCGCTTCGTGATTTCGGACCATGCTTGAGTCCGGATAATGCATTTGCTTTCTTACAAGGACTTGAAACATTACATTTACGTGTGGAAAAACATAATGCCAATGCGCTTAAAGTGGCAGATTATTTGAAGCAACATCCGTCAGTGGAGTGGGTAACGTATACGGGTCTTGAAAATCATCCTTCAGCTAACAATGCGAAAAAATATTTGAAAAATGGTTTTGGTTCAATTATCGTCTTCGGTATTAAAGGTGGACGCGAAGCGGGTCGTAACTTGATCGATAATGTTAACATTTGGTCGCATGTTGCGAACGTTGGAGATGCAAAATCACTTATTATTCATCCGGCTTCAACAACGCATCAGCAGCTATCCGCAGAGGGACTTGAAGAAGCTGGCGTCAAAGAAGAATTGATCCGCCTATCAGTTGGACTGGAAGCGGTAGAAGATATTATCGCGGATCTTGCACAGGCCATTGATAAGGCAGTTCCAGTCAAAGCATAA